The DNA region CGCGGCGGCGGCCAACAAGAACGTCTTCTACGACAAGGCCACCGGAAAGCCGAAGTCGCTGAAGGAGATCTACGACCGCTTCGCCAACAAGTTCTCGGAGAACCCGCTGGCCAGCTTCGCCCCGGCCCAGGCGGCGACCGACGCGGTGCGCAGGCAGGACATGCCGGACGGCTTCACCACCCAGGTGCCGATGGCCCCGGCCAAGTCGCTGAACGGCACGCCGCTGTCGATCTATCAGGTGCTGGCGCTGAACGCGCTGGAGACGCCGGACGAGGTCGACAGCGTCGGCGGCCGCCCGGCCCGCCTGCGCGACAAGGAGAACCGCCGCATGCGCGATGAGCCGGTGCGGACCGACCAGACGGCGGGCAACGGCGTCGCCATGGGCTTCGGCCTGGGGCTCGGCCGGATCGTCGGGTCTGAATCGGCGACGCCGGTCGCCACCGCAACCGCGGGCGCCGCCGGCAAGGATGCGGCCGCCAAGGCGGCTTGAGCCGGGCTGCCGGGTGGCCGGCGGGGCGAATTGCCCTACGCTGGCGCTTTGACTTGAGGGCCGGATGGGTGCAAGGTCGCGCCGTTTTTTGGCGCTCACCCCTCAGGACCGATCATGAGCAACCAGCAGCCCGCCGTCACCTTCGAGGAAATCCGCGCGCTCGTGCGCAACCTGCCCGGCCCCGACCTGGAGGCCGGCACCGCGGCCCTCCAGCGCGAACGGCAGCTGACCAAGCCGGCGGGTTCGCTCGGCCGGCTGGAGGAGATCGCGCAGTGGATGGCGACCTGGCAGGGCCAGCACCCGGCCGAGGTTCGCCGCCCGCGCGTCGCCGTCTTCGCCGGCAACCACGGCGTGGCCGCCCGCGGCGTCTCGGCCTATCCGGCCGAGGTGACGGCGCAGATGGTCGCCAACTTCCAGAACGGCGGCGCCGCGGTCAACCAGCTCTGCGAGGTGGCCGACGCCGACCTGCGCGTCTACGAGCTGGACCTGGAGAACCCGACCGCCGACTTCACCCAGGGCCCGGCCATGGGCGAGGAGGAATGCTGCCGGACCATGGCCTACGGCATGATGGCGGTGGAGATGGGCGTCCAGCTGCTGGCGCTGGGCGAGATGGGCATCGCCAACTCGACCGCGGCGGCGGCGATGTGCCTCGCCATGTTCGGCGGCGAGGCGGCCGACTGGACCGGCCGCGGCACCGGCATCGACGACGCCGGGCTGGCCCGCAAGATCGCCGCGGTGGAGGCCGGCGTCGCCGCCAACCCGCAGGCCAAGGACGATCCGTTCGAGGCGCTGCGCTGCCTGGGCGGCTACGAGTTCGCCGCCATCGCCGGCGCCATTCTTGCCGCCCGCGTCGCCCGCGTGCCGGTTCTGCTCGACGGCTTCGCCTGCACCGCCGCCGCCGCCGTGCTGTTCAAGGCCGACCGCCGCGCGCTCGACCACTGCATGGTCGCCCACCGTTCGGTCGAGCCGGGGCACGCCCGCCTGATGCAGGCCATCGGCAAGGAGCCGCTGCTCGATCTGGGCATGCGGCTGGGCGAGGGCTCCGGCGCGGCGCTGGCGATCAACATCGTGAAGTCGGCCGTCGTCTGCCACGCCGGCATGGCGACCTTCGCC from Azospirillum ramasamyi includes:
- the cobT gene encoding nicotinate-nucleotide--dimethylbenzimidazole phosphoribosyltransferase, producing the protein MSNQQPAVTFEEIRALVRNLPGPDLEAGTAALQRERQLTKPAGSLGRLEEIAQWMATWQGQHPAEVRRPRVAVFAGNHGVAARGVSAYPAEVTAQMVANFQNGGAAVNQLCEVADADLRVYELDLENPTADFTQGPAMGEEECCRTMAYGMMAVEMGVQLLALGEMGIANSTAAAAMCLAMFGGEAADWTGRGTGIDDAGLARKIAAVEAGVAANPQAKDDPFEALRCLGGYEFAAIAGAILAARVARVPVLLDGFACTAAAAVLFKADRRALDHCMVAHRSVEPGHARLMQAIGKEPLLDLGMRLGEGSGAALAINIVKSAVVCHAGMATFADAGVSTQG